From a single Novipirellula caenicola genomic region:
- a CDS encoding polyprenyl synthetase family protein, with product MANSPSVMEDLRPLVQQALENACDFGDGCPQRLGDAMRYALLAPGKRLRPALVLMAAEACGGELQEALPAAVAVEMIHAYSLVHDDLPAMDDDDLRRGRPTVHIQFDEATAILVGDALQAEAFRQLSEGVRDPSRAIEAIHVLASAAGACHLVGGQSDDLSAERDQAAWANANPNSTETAAPPLRTVEHLESIHRRKTGALFSASLAMGAILAGADEKSKSVLADYAADLGLAFQVVDDLLDFTANEQELGKRTGKDADRGKLTYPGLLGIEAAREKADQLVTSARNHAMFFGPAGWRLTSLADFVYERTQ from the coding sequence ATGGCTAATTCCCCCTCCGTAATGGAGGATCTTCGTCCACTGGTCCAACAAGCGCTTGAAAATGCGTGCGATTTCGGCGATGGTTGCCCCCAACGTTTGGGTGATGCGATGCGTTATGCGTTGTTGGCCCCCGGAAAACGGCTGCGACCTGCGTTGGTTTTGATGGCTGCCGAGGCGTGTGGCGGCGAGTTGCAGGAAGCATTGCCGGCAGCGGTTGCCGTCGAAATGATCCACGCCTACTCGCTGGTTCACGACGATTTGCCCGCGATGGATGACGATGATTTGCGTCGAGGTCGGCCAACAGTTCACATTCAATTTGACGAGGCTACTGCGATATTGGTCGGCGATGCACTTCAGGCCGAGGCGTTTCGCCAACTCAGCGAAGGCGTCCGCGATCCGTCGCGTGCAATCGAGGCGATCCACGTGCTGGCGTCCGCTGCTGGTGCCTGCCATTTGGTGGGGGGCCAGTCCGACGATTTGTCAGCCGAGCGGGACCAGGCGGCTTGGGCCAATGCCAATCCGAATTCAACCGAAACCGCAGCCCCACCCCTGAGAACCGTCGAACACCTTGAATCGATCCACCGGCGAAAAACCGGCGCGTTGTTCTCAGCGTCGCTGGCGATGGGAGCGATCCTGGCGGGTGCGGACGAGAAATCCAAGTCCGTGTTGGCCGATTATGCCGCAGATCTTGGGTTGGCGTTCCAGGTAGTCGACGATTTGCTTGACTTTACCGCCAACGAGCAAGAATTAGGTAAACGCACCGGAAAGGATGCAGACCGAGGTAAGCTGACGTACCCTGGTCTATTGGGCATCGAGGCGGCCCGCGAAAAAGCGGACCAACTTGTCACGTCAGCACGCAACCATGCAATGTTTTTTGGCCCCGCAGGTTGGCGGTTAACGAGTTTGGCTGATTTTGTTTATGAACGAACCCAATGA
- the dxs gene encoding 1-deoxy-D-xylulose-5-phosphate synthase — MSEPEPTTSQPCSHPLLSSLPDASPLRSMSRDQLQDVASEIRDVLCNLLATRTAHFASNLGVVELCIALHCEFDFRHDRLIWDTGHQIYPHKLVTGRYHDFPSIRTRGGLMGYPNPVESEYDLFMTGHAGCSVSTAVGLRSGDVLSGNADRRTVAVIGDGAFPSGIVFEAMNNAGELEDDLTIILNDNKMSICPRVGSVATYLDRLRSNPYYTGLKHEVARLLDHVPMFGDPTERLLAQMKEGVKAGLLGGMLFEELNIRYVGPIDGHDIPMMRKYLAMVREMKGPVLLHVVTEKGHGYKPAAEDPVFFHTPPAFKDDRGKPVSTASSGCPPFTLHARDAIRRQMADDKRVTIITAAMCQGNKLEPIREQFPDRFFDVGICESHAVAFAAGQCKNGMRPIVDIYSTFLQRSYDQIFQEVALQDLPVVFMMDRAGLTGPDGPTHHGIFDIGYLRVFPNMVIMAPGYAGEVDLMLAKAIEHDHSCAIRYPKASALELDRTPDEIVIGKSERIREGRDGTIVAYGAMLDQALAAAELLGDDLDVGVVNARFVKPIDREMIRETMAGDKFVVTLEEHVKMGGFGSAFLEAAAEERLDTRKIHILALRDEFIEHGDREELLAEHGLAAEPIAATCRAAANLQPISLQ; from the coding sequence ATGAGCGAACCGGAACCAACAACCTCCCAACCTTGCAGCCACCCTCTGCTTTCGAGCTTGCCCGACGCGAGCCCGCTGAGGTCGATGTCACGCGACCAATTGCAGGATGTGGCCAGCGAGATTCGTGATGTGTTGTGCAACCTGTTGGCCACACGCACGGCTCACTTTGCATCGAACTTGGGCGTGGTTGAATTGTGCATCGCGTTGCACTGCGAATTTGATTTCCGCCACGACCGGTTGATCTGGGACACGGGCCATCAAATCTATCCACATAAATTGGTGACCGGACGCTACCATGATTTCCCTTCGATTCGCACCCGCGGCGGATTGATGGGATACCCCAACCCGGTCGAAAGCGAGTACGACTTGTTCATGACCGGCCATGCCGGTTGTAGCGTCAGCACCGCGGTGGGTCTCCGCAGCGGCGATGTGCTCTCGGGCAACGCCGATCGGCGTACGGTCGCGGTGATCGGCGATGGTGCGTTCCCCAGCGGCATTGTGTTTGAAGCGATGAATAACGCTGGCGAACTCGAAGACGATCTGACAATCATCTTGAACGACAACAAAATGTCGATTTGTCCTCGTGTTGGCTCGGTCGCCACGTACCTGGACCGTCTTCGTTCGAATCCCTATTACACCGGATTGAAACACGAGGTCGCACGGCTGCTGGATCACGTGCCGATGTTTGGTGATCCCACCGAACGACTGTTGGCGCAGATGAAAGAAGGGGTCAAGGCCGGATTGCTGGGCGGGATGCTGTTCGAAGAATTGAACATCCGTTACGTCGGTCCAATCGATGGCCACGACATCCCGATGATGCGAAAATATTTGGCGATGGTCCGAGAGATGAAAGGGCCTGTGCTGCTGCACGTTGTCACCGAAAAAGGACACGGCTACAAACCTGCCGCCGAAGATCCGGTATTCTTTCACACGCCGCCTGCATTCAAGGATGATCGTGGCAAACCCGTCTCGACCGCGTCCTCGGGATGCCCTCCGTTCACCCTACACGCTCGCGATGCAATCCGTCGTCAAATGGCCGATGACAAACGTGTCACGATCATTACGGCCGCAATGTGCCAAGGCAACAAACTGGAACCGATTCGCGAACAATTTCCCGATCGATTCTTTGACGTCGGCATTTGCGAATCGCACGCCGTCGCCTTTGCCGCCGGTCAATGCAAAAACGGGATGCGACCGATCGTCGATATCTACAGCACGTTCTTGCAACGCAGCTACGACCAAATCTTCCAAGAAGTCGCACTGCAAGATTTGCCGGTCGTGTTCATGATGGATCGCGCCGGATTGACCGGTCCCGATGGTCCGACGCACCATGGCATTTTTGACATCGGCTACCTTCGCGTTTTCCCGAACATGGTCATCATGGCGCCGGGATACGCGGGCGAAGTCGACTTGATGCTCGCCAAAGCAATCGAACATGACCATTCGTGTGCGATTCGTTATCCAAAGGCATCCGCATTGGAACTCGATCGCACGCCTGATGAAATCGTGATCGGAAAGAGCGAGCGAATTCGCGAAGGCCGTGACGGCACGATCGTGGCCTATGGCGCGATGCTAGACCAAGCTCTCGCTGCTGCCGAATTACTTGGCGACGATCTCGACGTCGGCGTCGTCAACGCACGGTTTGTCAAACCGATCGACCGCGAGATGATCCGCGAAACGATGGCCGGAGACAAGTTCGTGGTGACGCTGGAAGAACATGTCAAAATGGGCGGTTTTGGTTCGGCATTCCTGGAAGCGGCTGCCGAAGAACGCCTAGACACTCGCAAAATCCATATCCTCGCCCTGCGTGACGAGTTCATCGAACACGGAGACCGCGAAGAGTTGTTGGCCGAACATGGGCTCGCTGCCGAACCGATCGCTGCAACTTGCCGCGCGGCCGCCAACCTGCAACCAATCTCGCTACAATAA
- a CDS encoding peroxiredoxin: MSVLVQQQAPEFTAKAVMPNGEFKEISLSDYRGKYVVLFFWPLDFTFVCPTEIIAFSDRAAEFEKLGVQLLGVSVDSEFTHLAWTNTKRSEGGIGKTDYPLIADLNKQIARDYDVLIDAGVALRGLFLIDKDGVVRHQVVNDLPLGRSVDEAMRIVQALQYFEKNGEVCPANWKEGSRTIKPGVNESKEFFSAEYAS; encoded by the coding sequence ATGAGTGTGTTGGTTCAGCAACAAGCCCCCGAATTTACAGCCAAAGCGGTCATGCCCAACGGCGAATTTAAAGAAATTTCGCTGTCGGATTACCGCGGTAAGTACGTCGTCCTGTTCTTCTGGCCTTTGGACTTTACGTTCGTCTGCCCCACCGAAATCATTGCCTTCAGCGACCGCGCGGCCGAGTTCGAAAAGCTGGGTGTCCAACTGCTTGGCGTTTCGGTCGATAGCGAGTTCACTCACTTGGCATGGACGAACACCAAACGCAGCGAAGGCGGAATCGGCAAGACCGACTATCCGTTGATCGCGGACTTGAATAAGCAAATCGCACGCGACTATGACGTGCTGATCGATGCCGGCGTGGCGCTTCGTGGGTTGTTCTTGATCGACAAGGACGGCGTCGTGCGTCATCAAGTCGTCAACGACCTGCCGCTCGGACGCAGCGTCGATGAAGCGATGCGAATCGTGCAAGCACTGCAGTACTTCGAGAAAAACGGCGAAGTCTGCCCTGCGAACTGGAAAGAAGGCAGCCGCACGATCAAGCCAGGCGTCAACGAGAGCAAAGAGTTCTTCAGCGCTGAATACGCCAGCTAA
- a CDS encoding DUF2306 domain-containing protein, whose translation MTASATRYRSHDLGIHASNPHCRLAFRWKWDYRLEMGHVTKIARWCVDRFDQILVTTVLAWVSAIAVLWTGLLILKAYPFYFPPNFEIGFLRGRESYFYGLYAAAFFLHIVTTPLVLVLGLLQLNHRIRVRWPALHRRMGKTYVGLVLACVAPSGLIMSLRAPYGYGAISGFAVLSVATWIATMLGWKRAASGRFDSHRQWMWRSYLLICSAVLLRILAVLATDLQLTASTAYPIAAWASWLPSLAIFELITRWQTNEISRANESSD comes from the coding sequence GTGACGGCCTCTGCTACACGCTATCGCTCACATGACCTCGGCATTCACGCCTCTAATCCCCACTGCCGATTGGCGTTTCGATGGAAATGGGACTATCGTTTGGAGATGGGCCACGTAACAAAAATTGCTCGATGGTGCGTTGATCGCTTTGACCAGATTCTCGTCACCACGGTGCTGGCGTGGGTTTCAGCGATCGCGGTCCTTTGGACAGGGTTGCTGATCCTGAAGGCCTATCCGTTCTATTTCCCGCCCAATTTTGAAATCGGATTCTTACGCGGTCGCGAATCCTATTTTTATGGTTTGTACGCAGCCGCGTTCTTCTTGCACATCGTGACCACGCCGCTGGTCCTTGTCTTGGGACTGCTACAACTGAACCATCGAATCCGCGTGCGATGGCCTGCGCTCCATCGGCGAATGGGCAAAACCTATGTGGGACTCGTCCTTGCCTGTGTTGCTCCAAGCGGATTGATCATGTCGCTACGCGCTCCCTATGGCTACGGCGCGATCAGCGGATTTGCGGTGCTGAGCGTAGCGACCTGGATCGCCACCATGTTGGGCTGGAAACGTGCCGCCAGTGGACGATTCGATTCACACCGACAATGGATGTGGCGAAGCTACCTGCTGATCTGCTCCGCCGTCTTGCTTCGCATCCTCGCGGTGCTGGCTACCGATTTGCAGCTCACTGCATCTACCGCGTACCCCATTGCCGCGTGGGCCAGCTGGCTACCGTCGCTTGCGATCTTCGAACTCATCACGCGATGGCAAACGAACGAGATCAGTAGAGCAAACGAATCGAGTGATTGA
- a CDS encoding deoxyribonuclease IV, translated as MAKKNSAKVNARHRFGSHVSVAGGLAKGVARAVDVGCDVIQVFTKNNNQWAAKPLVAADVQAWKTALTDSGILSPIAHASYLINLATPKDDLFQKSVDSLVMELERANELGIEGLVVHPGAFTTSSEAEGIERIIAAIVEILGRVQPGSCRLLLENTAGQGSCLGHQIQQLAAMIEGGGDFKRVGVCLDTCHAFAAGYEINTKQGFADFRQELEDRLPAGSIAALHLNDSKKPLGSRVDRHEHIGRGEIGLEGFRHVLADDMLSVIPGYLETEKGTDEETGDDWDRINLAVLRRLAAEIS; from the coding sequence ATGGCCAAGAAAAACTCCGCAAAAGTGAACGCTCGTCACCGCTTTGGTTCTCACGTTTCGGTTGCGGGGGGATTGGCCAAGGGGGTGGCGCGTGCGGTCGATGTTGGTTGTGACGTGATCCAAGTGTTCACAAAGAACAACAATCAATGGGCCGCCAAACCGCTGGTCGCTGCCGATGTCCAGGCTTGGAAAACGGCGCTAACGGATTCGGGGATTCTCAGCCCGATTGCGCACGCTTCCTATTTAATCAACTTGGCCACGCCCAAGGATGACTTGTTTCAGAAGTCGGTCGATTCGTTGGTGATGGAGCTGGAACGAGCCAACGAACTGGGGATCGAAGGGTTGGTCGTGCATCCAGGTGCGTTCACGACCAGCAGTGAAGCAGAAGGGATTGAGCGAATCATTGCCGCGATCGTCGAAATCCTCGGCCGCGTTCAACCAGGATCGTGTCGATTGCTGCTAGAGAATACCGCCGGCCAAGGCTCTTGTCTTGGACATCAGATTCAACAGCTTGCTGCGATGATCGAAGGAGGCGGCGATTTCAAACGGGTGGGGGTTTGTCTCGATACCTGCCACGCCTTTGCCGCAGGATACGAAATCAACACGAAGCAAGGGTTTGCCGATTTTCGGCAAGAGCTTGAGGATCGGTTGCCGGCCGGATCGATCGCGGCATTGCACTTGAACGACAGCAAGAAACCGCTAGGCAGCCGAGTGGATCGTCACGAGCACATCGGGCGTGGCGAAATCGGACTGGAAGGATTCCGCCACGTATTGGCCGATGACATGCTGAGCGTGATCCCTGGTTACTTGGAAACGGAAAAGGGGACCGACGAAGAAACCGGCGACGATTGGGATCGCATCAACCTTGCCGTGCTTCGCCGGTTAGCCGCCGAAATCAGCTGA
- the xseB gene encoding exodeoxyribonuclease VII small subunit, producing MAKKKSTASDPASESDSAEIDFEQAVGEVQQIVSELESGELGLSESLSHYERGIKRLNQCHGLLEAAERKVTLLSGFDADGNPVTDPFEGADEKDSAPAKAGRRGRGTAKRKPDNDDEIGGLF from the coding sequence ATGGCTAAAAAGAAAAGCACCGCGTCGGATCCTGCGAGTGAATCCGATTCTGCAGAGATCGACTTTGAACAAGCGGTGGGCGAGGTACAGCAGATCGTCAGCGAATTGGAAAGCGGCGAACTGGGGTTGAGCGAATCGCTGAGTCACTACGAACGCGGAATCAAGCGGCTGAACCAATGCCATGGACTGCTCGAAGCCGCCGAACGCAAAGTCACGCTGCTGTCGGGATTTGATGCCGACGGCAATCCGGTGACCGATCCGTTCGAAGGAGCCGATGAGAAGGATTCGGCCCCGGCGAAGGCAGGCCGACGCGGTCGCGGCACCGCCAAACGGAAACCTGACAATGACGACGAAATAGGTGGCCTGTTCTAA